A genomic window from Chitinophagaceae bacterium includes:
- a CDS encoding sulfite exporter TauE/SafE family protein → MIWGGFMLGLLGSFHCVGMCGPLAMALPDSNASNARFIWGRILYNLGRATSYALMGAFFGLIGFGFYFSGIQQGMSITIGLLLLFSAIPVFTEFKNRWQFGFSGKLKKLLAPLFLKTSASNLYFIGLLNGLLPCGFVYMGIAGALLAGTVINGALFMLLFGLGTFPMMMLLSVSRRFATPKFRFRINRLMPHIAMLVGMLLILRGLNLGIPYLSPDLSMSAQQTNNCCHK, encoded by the coding sequence ATGATTTGGGGCGGTTTCATGCTCGGTTTATTGGGTAGCTTTCACTGCGTGGGCATGTGTGGACCACTTGCGATGGCATTACCTGATTCAAATGCATCCAATGCCCGCTTTATTTGGGGAAGAATCTTATACAACCTCGGACGTGCAACTTCTTATGCATTGATGGGCGCATTTTTCGGACTCATTGGATTTGGATTTTATTTTTCCGGCATTCAGCAAGGCATGAGTATCACCATTGGACTATTGTTGCTCTTTAGTGCCATTCCTGTTTTTACAGAATTTAAAAACCGTTGGCAGTTTGGTTTTTCAGGCAAACTAAAAAAACTACTCGCTCCGCTTTTTTTAAAAACATCCGCTTCCAATTTATATTTCATCGGATTGCTAAATGGATTACTGCCCTGTGGATTTGTTTACATGGGAATTGCAGGCGCACTTCTCGCCGGAACCGTCATTAATGGTGCACTCTTCATGTTGTTGTTTGGATTAGGAACATTTCCAATGATGATGTTGCTTTCTGTCAGCCGGAGATTTGCCACGCCAAAATTTCGGTTCCGCATTAATCGCCTGATGCCGCACATAGCGATGTTGGTAGGTATGCTTTTAATATTGCGCGGCCTCAACCTTGGTATTCCATATCTGAGTCCCGATCTCTCTATGAGTGCGCAGCAGACCAATAATTGCTGTCATAAATAA
- a CDS encoding VOC family protein, producing the protein MKNALNWFEIPALDFQRAQNFYETVFEFQMPVIINEENFKMGLLPADAAAVGGAIVWNTNSYKPSSTEGVLIYLNANPDLEIMQHRIEKAGGKIVITKRQISPQFGFMAIFNDSEGNRLALHSNS; encoded by the coding sequence ATGAAAAATGCGTTAAACTGGTTCGAGATTCCTGCTTTGGATTTTCAACGGGCTCAAAATTTTTATGAAACAGTTTTTGAATTTCAAATGCCTGTCATCATCAATGAAGAAAACTTCAAAATGGGATTGTTGCCTGCGGATGCAGCGGCCGTTGGAGGTGCCATCGTGTGGAATACTAATTCATACAAGCCATCATCCACTGAAGGTGTACTGATTTATCTGAATGCAAATCCGGATCTTGAAATCATGCAGCATCGGATTGAAAAAGCAGGTGGAAAAATAGTGATTACAAAACGACAGATTTCTCCTCAGTTCGGGTTTATGGCTATCTTCAATGACAGTGAAGGCAACCGGCTTGCTTTGCACTCCAATTCATAA